The Venturia canescens isolate UGA chromosome 10, ASM1945775v1, whole genome shotgun sequence genome segment TGATTCGATagaaattttgacaaattttgctTTGGAATGCTGGAATAttcgttttcaaaatttattaaaaaaaaaaaaaaaaaaaaaaaaaaaacaaccaaaTTGTTCGAACAGAATAAAATACTCATTTTCACTGCAAGAGTTTCAAAGAAGACCCTGACGTTTGAGATCTTCGTAAGTTTTTCGATTGACGACGTTGCCAAGGGAGTCCTCGAATTCCTCCTCCTGTTCGGGCTGCCATCGCTCGGCTTGTTTTTGAGACTTCAATTTTTCCCAAAGAGCAAGAGCGTCTTCGATTTGTGTGACGTTGGCGAAATGCGCGGTGTTTGGAATGCCGAGACAACGCATGCCATGGGCGTGTCGCCATTCGGCAAAATGTCGTTGGAAAGCTTTGGGTCCTTTGTACGTGAAATTACCACAAATTTCACAGTTATAACTGATGTTCAAACCGTGAAGTTTATACAACCAGTAGGGAATCGGCTTGCCGTCCCAACCCAGAGGCAAATTTTTGGGATTATAAGGAACTTCGTTGTCGTCCTCTTCCTCCGATTCGCTCGCACTTGCCTCGGCATCCGAGTCCCCGCGTTCACCCTCGGTTCTGGCTTGCTTTCGTTGCACATTTTCCTTCGTGGCGACTCTTTGACTAGAAACTAACTCTGCCAGCTTGTAAACCTGAGCTTCGAGCTTGGCAATATCTTTTTGCTTAGCGATATCCTTGCTCCTCGTGTGACctctttttttactcttcgCCAGCAAATTTGGATCGAGAGAAGCTTCCCCTTTGGTACTGAATAATCGTTGTGCTCTTTCTTCCAAAGTTCCTCCGCATTTGAGGCCGAGGGCCATCAACGCGGACTTCAATCTGTCCAAACCGAGGGAAGCCAATTCTTCCCACGAAGAGAAAGCGCTTAGCTCCAAATGAGCGCCGACATGGGTCATAGCACTTCCGGTTTCTTTGGGCCAGCCAGGAAAAGTATTGCCTTCCCACTGAACTTCGAATTGCCTGTGAGCTTCTTCCACTTCCAGACTCAGATCGTGCAAAGGTTTTACTCTTGTCAAATATTCTGTCAAATAGGTTAGCAGCGCCTCTACGTAACGTCTGTATTCTgcgttctttctctctctcggtaTATCGAACAAATGATCAAACGTGGACAAGTATGTTatataatcgattttttctatacCCTTCAAgtttatgtatttttcgtaacacTCGTGAAGATCCAAGTACTTTCCATAACCCTCTTCGTCCGTAAACTCAACCAAATTGGCCAATTCCTCCGTTGGATTCTCTCGCATCTTCGCCAATTCCTCAAATTCTACTGACATTGGAACACTTATCTCATTGGGATGCCGACGATAAAATTCTTTGATGGATTTGAGACGAGAGTAAAATTCAGAAAACTCGTTTGGACCGGACAGTGCTTGTACCTGAAAATTTAATACTCGTAATATAGGAAAGCAAGTATTGAGACAACAAAAATGTATGTTGAATTTCtctttgaaattaaatatgaGGATGAATTCGAGCTTAAGCTTGATTGAAGCAACGATTTAGAGGTTAGAATCCGTTCACGACGATAATTAAGGTTGAAATCAATTACAAAATTGATCTAAGGTTGAATCGAACAAAACCTGaacaaatttaataaattataaCGCACCTCTTCCTTCCTCTGTCCATCTTTATCTTCGTATAAATCTTGCAAATGTGCTGTGCTGTCCATAAACTGATCGAGCAACATTTTGAGCCGATGTTCGGAGTTTATATTTTCTCGATGACCAGGTTTTTTATGCAGCATTTCTTTGACCATTGCATCAACGAGACGTTCTCTCTCCTCGTGATAACGTCGTTGTTGCTCCAGAATCGTTTCCATTGTCTCCACAAAGCACAATAACGAATTATAAACAAATTCCGCGTCCTTTCACGATACTTGACGATACTGAACCCGTGTAAATGTGGAGTCAACTCAGTCAACCATTAACTAGGCAAAGCACGAGGCAAAGAGACGACAAGAGGATAGAGATATGAAGAAGAGTGGAAAAATCACTAGGACTCAACAACCAACCTGCTAACACCAAGGTTTAGTTTCAAATGTTAAGCACAGATGTCGCCACGATCGTTTTCGTCAATAGAGGTTCTCAACTTTATCGACAATCGGTACAGGACTCATATATGTTTTTACGAGGcacatttatatatacgagttgaCCGTGGAGTTGACCCACCGCTCCTTTTCATAATCACCGCAATGGTGTATATGGTTGATCCAATAATGAaaaggaacatgaaaatcaaGCAGGGCACACGTTTCCTTGCACACAGTTCagtaaattagaaaatttgaaaaagtacAAAGCCACCTATAATAAGGagagtacgaaaaaattgatgatacaaatatatttttcagaaggtttagaacgtgaaaattatgaaCATAATTGAATGAACTCGAAAAAGTAAAACGTTTCTATTCATAACATGCGTAAATGTATTGCGTATTTAGAGtacaaataattataaaaatgataacaaaaaaatatatatttttgtaattcaGATGGTGTATTATCAAAGCGTTTATTAAATTCAGCGAAATAATGAGGCAACAGAAGCGCCACGAGGTGTTTAGTCTAATGTTTCAACGCTATTTGCTCTCACGATTTTACGTATATAtcacttttaatttttctacaTACCGATATATGTACATGATTATACAAAGTatcaatatatattcatatatatgcataaattaaataaatatttatacatatatatgtatataaacatGTCCTATTAGTTTTCGCGTTTTGCTAAGAATTCAATGAATTGAATAGTTTCGTAATTATTCCAACGATGAACTGTGCTTTGGCTCGAGTAAGTAATACTTGAGTTTAAAAGACGTAGCATTGGAAATATAACCGCATAAAACAAATCACTTTATTCTTGGTGATCAATAAAACGTATGCAATGATtattaataatgaattatcCGTTAATTGCGATTTATCATTAATTATTATGGGCAGAAGTCTATCGGAACAAATCTCCCTTGTCTGAGGACtagtgttttcttttttgcctatttcatgattaaaaaattgcagCATTAATAAATCCTCGGCGAGAGATGGTAAattaggagaaaaaaaatcgtctttccaccatgaatttcaattccgAGTTTCCCCcctttttgtcattttatttttaggcACGTACGATGATAGACCGATCGAAGAGCTGTTCtcaatgataaattttgtattcttttaaatttcataattttgaaCTTAACAGTTGTCGGCGATACGAATTTCCGCCCTCGAATAAATTGCCAATGATTGCTCCATTCGTTATTTTCTCAggtataattataaaaaaaaggttgtcTGTACAGAATTCAATTGATCGCTGGTTATTTGATTTTCATATGAGCGATTTCAACGAATTATCACTtctcgttttttgtttccccCGGAAATCAGACGATTTGCTCGCTCTGGCAAGCGTAAAAAATAGTTTGGTACACCCACGCATTATCGGCTTTATAAAATATACATATCACGCATCTTTGTctcttcatgtttttttttctttcttctttcatttttcttactccttcaaaaacgtttatttgaaaaatatttttactctTTCTGTCGTATCTTTCTGACGCCTCGACTTCGATTCGAAAACGTTTAATCTTTTCATCACGATTTTTCTAATTGTAAAATTGCAACATGCAAAGAACACAATTTTTCCCCTTTCTcttatcgttaaaaaaatgcaCGGCTCTCAAATCCTTTAGAAACTCGCTTAAATTCCTTATCGCGATTTTACTCCGCCAATCGAAAGGCCCCGGAGTTCGCCATCGGTAttatgttttttcgtttttttccttttctttttttatattcaaaaattttgagataTTATAGAACGACCGATTCAATATCGCTCGATTGAATTCATCAAATGAATTTCTCGGAGATCGATTGCATTCTTATACGGAATATTTCGGACCCGATTTGTTGATAGGCGTTAACCTCAAGCCTTCAGCGAGCATTCTTGCCTCGAGGTCTTGATCTTCGCTTCTGTATCTGTAAACAAATTGTTACAATTTTATTCACAttaataatttcattctcaaagaaagataatgaaaaatcgttcaaaaataaataacacaATGAGATTTTTAATCTGAGCACTCACACGTGCAGTAAATATTAATCAATGCGACATAAATCAAAcacaaaaatcatttcgattgttaaaaattaaattgggTGTATCTTGCGCAGTAGGATTAAAATGAGTCTCTTTGTTTTTCGCATCGCAGTCAATTTCGCTTTTTTGTTTACACTGCAATTATTTGGGACGTTAAGTCGAGTGTTTTTAACGTGAGCGCAGTTCTTACCCGGTCCAAATTTTTCGAGTCAACTGCGCGCAGAGTTGTGCATAATTAAGCGAAGCCGTGCTGTGATCCTATTAACCTCTTGCCCaatgtttctttttcaattttcgtttcttGTGTTTTAatagttaatttttttttctggggTATATTCAGCAGAATAAGAATCTTCGTATGTTTTTTCACGATGGACTGATTCTTGTTTGTTGTTAACTAATGTCGAGCTGTTATGGGGGGGGAGCAAGAAGAACCCATTGCTTAATTACATCTAAACCAAGCGAATCAGGAGTTATTCCTGAATTATTTCACTAATTATTAGACAATTGATTAAAATAAACAATCACGTTGATCGGTGAAGTCTAAAAACAGTCGAAGAAAAAGTTGTAATGTCAAACATGCTAATAGTGCAACCAAACGAAAGAGGATCGAGCCAAGCAAGATGCAAAAAGCCAGGAATTTTATAAAACCATGCGAaaatctatgaaaaaataatcgatgatTTCTTGCACAAAAACGcgttgaggattttttcttgCATATCTGCGCTCATTCAGTCCCGATTGAAAAGCGCAGAAATCTCGTTCCTCAATGCCAGAagataattaattatttgtaAGGAAATGAGATATGCAATAAGAATAGCGAAAAGTGCAAAAAGCATGGACGGGGTGTCGGATGTGGATGTGGATATTGGATAATCAGCGGTAAACGACCGGGACGATTTGGCAGGATGAGTTTTGAGTGCACTGAGTGACGGGCACGAGGATCTACGCCACCTTTGTCGCTCCTCTTCCAGCAGTGCTATCAGGGAGTCACGCTTTGCAACTATTTCCAACATTTCAGTCAAGATCTCGCCTTCTTTTTTCACGTCGGCCCTCGTCTTTTTGTCATCTATAAAACGAGAATATTAtactcaaaagaaaaatttgtttttttttttacatatttatgtgcattttttttccaattgttaattataaaaacatattttcgcgTCTAAAGATATTTTGTTCCTAGTAACGAAAATGTTTACCATCATCAGCCAATCTTTCGCGTAATTCCTGCTCTAATCTCTCATGCCGATCCTCCAGTTGGACTTCTTGCGCCCTCACCAATAATTCCTTCTCGTATCTCCGCAGCTCTGTTCGTTCTCTCATCAAATCGAACCATTCCCGTAACAAGTCAGCCTCTTCACGATTCGAACAAtctaaaaaacaaattttattacattattcgatcgaaattttcatgagcAACACGAATAATTTTCCCACTTTTCGTTTACCTCCTTCGCCTCTGAGAGCTTTTTCTACGCTGACGCCTCTGCTTTCCAGCTCTCTTTGTTTCACTTCCGTTTCTTCTAACTTTCTTTGTATTTCTTGAGCCATTCGTAACCTAAAGAAGAACAAAAGCACAAACAGATAAACTTATCTTCTATTCTTAACCATTGCCTagtaattttttctcatttaacTTACCTTTTCAGTTGAGTTTGCCTAGCAGCTCTTTTAGCTGATTTAGTTTTTCGAGGTATGCTACTGCAGGAACCATCGCCGGGGTTCGTTTTGTTGATTTGGGAGGTTGATAGGGCTGCTGTTTTCGAGTCCTCTTCTGACAGACTGTCATCTATACGATGCAAAATGTTTTCCTTCCTTTCACTTATGCAATAACACCCTTAACCGAAACGTGCAATTCTCTCCCCTTTTCCAATGAAACGAAAGTGCAATGAGGAAATTGTGTTTTGCTTACCCGAGACGTGAACGGCGGTGAGATTGTAATTTATTGGTGGTGGAGGAACAGGGGGTGAGCTATCCGTCAAGAAATTCCCAACCAGCATTCCTTCGCAAACGCTCCGTGGTCTCGTCTCCATTTTATCAGGGCTCGCAGTTTTATCCAACTTGAAACAATAAGGtttagttaaaattttttaaaattgcaaCATtgggataaaaagaaaaatccacGCTAGAGAGGCTAAAAACATTAATGCTGAgctagaaaataaaattagcaTACTATCTGGAGATTTAATTGGACTGTATACTAAATCGTCCAGGCTAAGAAAAACATTGCAGTAGTAACTCGGGTAGCAAAATTgtctttctcgtttttttagaagccaaaaaataaatcgttcgCTAACAATTAGCATAAAATTAAACaactcattgaaaaataaaaaattatcaattaaaaaatgttttaaaatatCTGTATACAATGAGCAAATTTAAAAACTAATTAGTACGAATTTTGCTTACATCCGAACCCTCCGAATATGATTTATATAACTGAAAcatttggaaagaaaaaatacggaCTATTAAACATCAGTGTCCTTGAAGTCCTCGAAGAGTATCCACACTTAATAAATAGTCACTCAATAAAAACGAGTCTTCTCGAGAAAATGTAGTCGAGTATTAGCAGGAGTTATTTGATCGAGTATATTTAGTAATCGTTGGAGAACGAGTATaggcagtaaaaaaaaattcaccttTGGTTTATCCTTATTTTTGGAGGTCAATCGGAACATAGAGCCCTTGTCCTTCTGGTGGTTAGGTGAGGAGGGAGAGttgtcttttttcttgaaaaaatcggAAACAGCTTTGATGATGCTTTTTCGTCTTTCAGGATCTTTCGGTGATTTCTTTTTATCCCTCTTGATGACGAGATTTTCATTGTCAGATTTGGTGGGTGAGTTGGTAGCGTTCAATTCGTCCATGGACTTGGCGTTGCTACTGGGCAGTGTATCCGGTTGATTTTTCTTCGCGAAAGCTTTGAAATTATCCGTGCTTTTGCTGGTCTGCAATTTGTTCAGCGTTTTATCAAGAGTGAAGCTGAGATGTCGAGTTTTGCTTTCTTGGCTGGTAGCGAGTTCCTCGTTTGTTCGTTTGTCCTCCATGGACAATTGTCTGCGGGGGACTTTGAGCCTGAGTTCTCTGATTCTGTCCTCAGGGCTGAGACCCAGATCTTGGTCGCTTTTGAGACGCGCACGTTCGCGAGCTTCCTGTTTCGCTTTTTCCGCAGTTTTTCGGGCCTCCTCGTGTTTCAGTCGGGGCGGAGCAACGGGCGTCTTGAAATCACGGGGATCTTCGCGACTTTGAGGTCGAGAGGAGGCCAAAGACGTGAGCTCGGTTTCGCAGCGTTGACTCGAAAGACTGGACAAGAGGCTCGGATTACTGGAATTTCGTGTCAAAGTCGAAGAGGGTGATCCTTGAAGACTTTTCTTAGCTTCGGCGAAAGTTGTTCTGACTGGACTATTGACAGGGGTTGTCAAAGAGGtcggaacgaaagaaatgggaGCCGCAGCTGGAACGGGACTTGGAACGTTGGAAAACAAAGTTGTCGTTGTTCCGAATGACGAAGTTCTGGCGGCTCTTCTAGCTTTTTTCTCGGCTGATTTCTGTTTGTGAGCTTCCATTTTGTCCATCAAGAGATCCTGGATgagtgttttttgtttcgttctcTCGCGCGTCAATTCCTCGAGTTTCCGCGAAGTTGCGGGCGAGTTGAATGCTTCGGTATTTATGTCTTGCtgatttctcgtttcttcgACGATGTTTTCGGTCTTTAATTGAGGCGAAGAGCTCTTggagttttttctctttgattTTCTCACATCTATCGAGTCTTTGGCGTTACTGAATTCGGCAATGCGGGATTGAAGACGTTTTACATACTCCAGATAGTCTGGATTATTCGCGTCATTAATGGATTTCTCGTCGTTAGTTTCGGGTTGAATTTCCGGGATGTTTGCTTGATTGCGAGAAGCTTCGATCGACAAATCAGTCGCGAGATCGATTCGTGGATTCACGGGGCTCGCGAGAATCGTTATAATCTCGCTCGTCGTCGTGTCCTCAGTCGGTTCAACTACCAACAAACTATCCTCTTCCATCGAATTAAAAAGCTCGCGATTCACGGCTTCGTTCaattcttctctcttttcaatatttcccaAACCGATCTCAACCGAtttatcacttttttcaaagaatttccCACTCAATCGGTCCTTGACGTCGTCCATCGTGACGGGATTAATCTCAATCACGTTCTCGTCGTCCCAGTGTTCGTCTTCGgagcaaaaatcattttccatctCGTCGCGAGCGATTGGCGCGTCCAATGGTTTCATTTCTGGTTTTTCCGGACTCGAAGAACTCGTAATATTCACAAATTCGACGTAGCCACGATTTTTAAGCAGGGAAATGTTGGTCGCATCCCGTAAGCTATCGTCGAGAAGTGACTCATTATCGGTGTCCATGTAATCGATGTTTTCTCCGTTAACCAAGAGCTTGGATGTGTCGTTGCTCGGAGCGTCGAGCGGACGATCGAATCGTATGGAGTCGAGTTCAATATCCGTGAGATCTTCCTCTTTCGCGATTCTCGCCGGAGCAGTtccagacatttttttctctcgactaCCCCGATTTCTTCGTATCGTTATAAATTCGGGATTAATATCAAATTCAACGTCGCGCATATCATCAGCGACGACGACTTCGCCGTCCCGAGCCCATTCGGAAAATTCTGTTTCCGTTAGCGCCGCGGTTGTCACGTCGTTCTCAATGGAATCATCGTGTTTCAGTGACGCGCTCGATGTTGGACTGCTACAATTACTTTTACCGTTGTTACTCTCGGTTagttgcaattttttcaagttgttGTTAACCGCCTCGAGCTCGACGGTGATTCGCGGAGTTTCCGCCTCGTTTTCATCGTCCCGTAGGTCGATAAATTCAATGGAATCGGGTTCGAAACTCGCGGCGATTTCCTCGTCGTTCTCTACCGCCTCTCGATCGCCTCCGACGTCCACAAGCAAATCGCCGTCAATTTGTATTCTTGGAGTTTGAATTTGTAATCTTGGAGGCGAGAGATTCGGCTCTTTAGCTCTTTTAGCTTCTTCCGAATCGTCGCTTTCGCTCGATGACAGCGAGTCACTGTCGATCTCCGAGTCTTCAGAACTCTCGTGACTTCTCGTCCCTTCATCCTTGACGTTTTTGTTCCAATCCACTTGGGGCACGAGAATTGAGGTTTCGTGCAACGGACTTCGCGGTCTGCAAACGTCACTCTCTTCCGTCGCGATCTGTACTGGACCAGCCAGTTTTTCTACGACCATTGATTCCGTGgtgtctttctttttttcgctcgTCTCTACGCGCGGTATGTTGGGCTCGGTTTTTGACTTAAGAATATTTGTTTCTTTCACTAAGTCTGGTAACTGAACTTTTGCCTCTTCAGTGGGTATCTTTGAATCGCTCGAGTTTTTCGCAACAGTCGATATTGCCCCAGGTCGGAAGGTTTTGAGAGGAGAGCTCGTGAAAATTGCCGTTGGCGAAATCGGCGATATTTGAGCATTTACTCCACTGGTACGGAGCTTGTTTGTACCCTGGAGAAACGCTTGCATCGTTGGACTCGGCTCCGGAGCTGGATTCAGTAATTTTTGATGCTGCGATATCGCGTCCGATAAATTTCTCAGTCTCGTATCCACGTTTGAGGTTGAACCCGATTTGACGACCGAACCGGCCAATACTGATCCTCCAAGCAAATAACgctttttcaattccaaagaTAATTTCGAGGCGATTCCCTCGGTCGAGTGGGTACGATTCAACAAGTAATCGCCTTTGCGTGGATTCACCAATGGACTTGGCATTTTTTCCCTGTTCATCCTCATCGCCACATCTCCTGATTTCGCCACCGTTTTTTCAaccgttttttcttccttcgtcGCTGATAATTTCGAGAATTGTAACTTAACACCCGGCTCTTTCGTCTGTTTCAAATTCCCATTGATCGACGATATCACACGACTTTTTATTTGCACCTTTTTCGGCTCGCTCGTCTGACCACGATTTTTCTTAACGTGCGCGTCGTTGATCGTTATCTCCGGGATTTCGTGCTGCGTTGGCGTTGTTCCATCATGTTCGAACTCCGAATCCGTCGATATTTCGGTCGCTGAATTTTCCTGACtctccgacgacgacgaaTTGTCCGAAGCGACCTgagaattatttgaaaaatatcaaaaaggtTTCAACTGTTGCGTAgaatttttgttacaattacAACTGTTCATTCTTCGTGCGAGAATTATTGCGGATAAAACAACGACATACAGAGCACGATAACTCGTCAATTAGTAACGTGAGGGAGCGAGAAACTTTGAGACACATTaataaagtattttttt includes the following:
- the Mical gene encoding F-actin-monooxygenase MICAL3 isoform X1, giving the protein MDQARKQIASSEIAMANEVFDLFCNATTLKSILGHFRHLCDLLKMRPNTFPQFYPKFKSKLRSWKAQALWKKFDQRANHKCYNRGKACSNTRVLIIGGGPCGLRSAIEAQLLGAKVVVVEKRDRVSRNNVLHLWPFVIQDLRALGAKKFFGKFCAGSIDHISIRQLQCILLKVALILGVEFHENVSFESLVPPPDDQEEGKIGWRAKTTPTDHPVSQYEFDVLVGADGKRNTLEGFKRKEFRGKLAIAITANFINKRTEAEARVEEISGVAFIFNQKFFKELYQETGIDLENIVYYKDDTHYFVMTAKKHSLIDKGVILQDHADTAKLLAKENVNRDALMLYAREAAEFSTEYQMMDMEFAVNHYGQPDVAMFDFTSMYAAENASRVLERYGHRLLMTLVGDSLLEPFWPTGSGCARGFLSSMDAGWAIKGWGASMLPLEVLAERESIYRLLGQTTPENLNRDYAAYTLDPHTRYPNLNTRSVSAIQVRSLLDTDDPENIKQPSAIPSAIDLPKKRRRRDTQVHPDTLLHWLQRQVALYDDVHIVDMGASFKDGLALNAIIHRYRPDLIDFHSLTTEDVEKNNQLAFDILEKELGISPVMTGEEMAHCDVPDKLAMFSYLTQIYEAFRGEIPHIKHPKLEPENDERPLYSKQLSQLSPEQKAQLIGRLAKPEMPTRPRHSRSRHNNENVLVPLDKKTDTVSRRSRKRRSTEKMGATVEERQKRLEDIEKNRVERMRKRQYLRKMATQQFIKSIQMLAANAKRDKDEPFEDYSIFLYRQTAPDFKDRVKELEQKILYPDREPKLHAGHLRGSVDDDFSGRIKDIEDKLRGTAATDKKPRDLLRAIGKIEKTDWNVKEIEKKIEENKMGRGTRQERVEKVPKWSREQVSIFFLQFLARQIKMEKKGREPNAKLDSKYADIDNTLKDIDRKIKEGNVLGHNKVSAMAEQFANKGQDNEPKVQRSNSKAAITLPTQGGSELCHFCDKRVYLMERMSTEGKYFHRGCFRCEYCSTSLRIGNHTFDRDKDGGRFYCTQHFGLPGTMKTRVEKKKLPLLNKENIPESSLPKKPALDKAKTPLEGVAGLDLLDRGQTPERIEFENLAGMSDPEEAQSQMDEDEWTDRNFGASAAEMGSSDDISDMSDSDEENEVYEEAMDQPLTTEGTIELAKNWTMRYSNPHETTGHSDTGSNEYEDSSDEYTSEDEESGTATEDEEDVRARELRKQEVWLKVPPRSSDTDTGSETEVASDNSSSSESQENSATEISTDSEFEHDGTTPTQHEIPEITINDAHVKKNRGQTSEPKKVQIKSRVISSINGNLKQTKEPGVKLQFSKLSATKEEKTVEKTVAKSGDVAMRMNREKMPSPLVNPRKGDYLLNRTHSTEGIASKLSLELKKRYLLGGSVLAGSVVKSGSTSNVDTRLRNLSDAISQHQKLLNPAPEPSPTMQAFLQGTNKLRTSGVNAQISPISPTAIFTSSPLKTFRPGAISTVAKNSSDSKIPTEEAKVQLPDLVKETNILKSKTEPNIPRVETSEKKKDTTESMVVEKLAGPVQIATEESDVCRPRSPLHETSILVPQVDWNKNVKDEGTRSHESSEDSEIDSDSLSSSESDDSEEAKRAKEPNLSPPRLQIQTPRIQIDGDLLVDVGGDREAVENDEEIAASFEPDSIEFIDLRDDENEAETPRITVELEAVNNNLKKLQLTESNNGKSNCSSPTSSASLKHDDSIENDVTTAALTETEFSEWARDGEVVVADDMRDVEFDINPEFITIRRNRGSREKKMSGTAPARIAKEEDLTDIELDSIRFDRPLDAPSNDTSKLLVNGENIDYMDTDNESLLDDSLRDATNISLLKNRGYVEFVNITSSSSPEKPEMKPLDAPIARDEMENDFCSEDEHWDDENVIEINPVTMDDVKDRLSGKFFEKSDKSVEIGLGNIEKREELNEAVNRELFNSMEEDSLLVVEPTEDTTTSEIITILASPVNPRIDLATDLSIEASRNQANIPEIQPETNDEKSINDANNPDYLEYVKRLQSRIAEFSNAKDSIDVRKSKRKNSKSSSPQLKTENIVEETRNQQDINTEAFNSPATSRKLEELTRERTKQKTLIQDLLMDKMEAHKQKSAEKKARRAARTSSFGTTTTLFSNVPSPVPAAAPISFVPTSLTTPVNSPVRTTFAEAKKSLQGSPSSTLTRNSSNPSLLSSLSSQRCETELTSLASSRPQSREDPRDFKTPVAPPRLKHEEARKTAEKAKQEARERARLKSDQDLGLSPEDRIRELRLKVPRRQLSMEDKRTNEELATSQESKTRHLSFTLDKTLNKLQTSKSTDNFKAFAKKNQPDTLPSSNAKSMDELNATNSPTKSDNENLVIKRDKKKSPKDPERRKSIIKAVSDFFKKKDNSPSSPNHQKDKGSMFRLTSKNKDKPKLYKSYSEGSDLDKTASPDKMETRPRSVCEGMLVGNFLTDSSPPVPPPPINYNLTAVHVSDDSLSEEDSKTAALSTSQINKTNPGDGSCSSIPRKTKSAKRAARQTQLKRLRMAQEIQRKLEETEVKQRELESRGVSVEKALRGEGDCSNREEADLLREWFDLMRERTELRRYEKELLVRAQEVQLEDRHERLEQELRERLADDDDKKTRADVKKEGEILTEMLEIVAKRDSLIALLEEERQRYRSEDQDLEARMLAEGLRLTPINKSGPKYSV